CGCTTGAATGACCCGCCCTCATGTCTACCACGGTGTTGAGCTGTGGGGTGAGATCATCTGTTGTGCTGGTGGAGATCACCAAGCCCTTCCCTTCACCTGAACCCCCAGCCACACCAGCCTGGTTGGCGACACTGTTAATGGCCGTGGCAGCCGCAAGGCCGTCACAGTCTTCGTTTTCCACGGAGGTGATGACACCCTCATCTTTTTCGCTCGGTGACGTGTGAGGAGGCTCATGTTCTGGGACAGCAGCAGACACAAGGCCCTCGTAACTGTCCCCCACCAGGCCGGTGGAAGGCGTCGTGTCGTcagctttttcctttctgctgaGCTCACCGTCCCTGCAGTCTGAAGCTGCGCTGGTCATGGGCCCCTGGCGACCCTCGGGAGCGGGAGCCGCCATGCCCTCCCCTGCAGCCCCGCTGCTCACGCTGCTCTCCACGACCCCTTTGGCGCTGGAGCAGATCTCCGCGTCTTTAGTGTCCTTCTCCGCGCCGCTCACGCTGTCCACGGTACTCTCATACGCATGCGGAACGGCACCGCCTACCTCAGCGTCCACACGCCCCTCCGCAGGGCCGAGCTGAGCGTCTCCTCCTGCACTCTCGCAGACCGACACCCCTTCGctctcctcctccatccctgTGCACGTGGATGCGTGCCCAACCTCGTTCCCCCGGCCCGTGCTGGTCACCACGCCCTCCCCTTCGTCCTCGTCCTCCTTCGCGCCCGTGCTGGTCACCACGCCCTCGTCGTcgcaggggccgggggccaccACTGGCGCATCAGTGGGGTCTTTGGCTACCGTGCTGTCCATGGCACTCTCTTCGTTTTCTTCGGATTCGGAACTCAGGGCAAAGCCTTCACCGCTCCCCTCCGAACCTGCGCAGCTGGCCAGGCCCTCCCCGTCCTCCTCGGTTATGCCGGTGCTGGTGACAGCACTCTCACCCTCCAGGCCGTCCATCACGGAACCGCTCTCCTCCTGGGCGGCGCTGGCCGCGGGTGTGGGGGTATCTACGGGGCCCCCGGGGACCCCCGTCACCCTGCGCTCCTCCTGAGGCCCCACGCCAGCTGCGGAGCACAGGACGTTGCTGTCTCTTCTGGCCCCTGCCCCTGTGCACGTCACCGTCCCCTCGCTTTCCTTCTTGGGACCTGATCTCGGCGGGCTTCTCCGGAATCCATCCAACTCTTCGTTGCTTAGGGACCCCTCCCTGATGTCCATCCCCGCACTTGTTACTGCTCCGTCGCTCTCAACCTCACTGATAAACCTGATCGTTCCTTCCACGAGGTCCGAGTCCCCACCTGAAGACCCATCGCATTTGCCCTCAGAACCTGCGCTGGTCACAGCATCGTCCTTCTCCTCGGTCGCTGCGCTCCTGGCGTCAGCCTCGGTGGTCCCCGCGGGGGCCGTCGCGGGTTCGGCTGCTCTTTCTTCAGGCTCGGCTATGGCGCATTCCCCACTTTCTCCTTCTTTGGTGCTTGTGAGGAACGTTTCGCTTTCTGCAAATCCTTCTGTTACGACACCCCCACCTTCCTCGGCTGCGGCAAAGACGGTGCCTTCTCTGGCTTCCGCCCCGACGTGAAGAGGGTGGTTTTCGGAGCAGGTGCCCGTCGTGAGGCCTTCGTCCGCCTCGATGCTTGTGCAAGGCACGGCCACCCCACCCTCCTCCGTCTCTGCAGATGTAGTTGTGGCAGTCCCGGCCCTCACCGGGTTTAGGGGAACACTGCTGTCCTTCCCCTCAGTGCTGCTGGCGATGGAAGCCTTTTCTCCTCTACTAGGCCTGGCTGTCGGCATCTCAGCTTCCCCGCTCCTCTGATGTAGAACAGAGGGCACGGCACTGCTCTCAGCACTGGTGTCCACCTCACTGGGTCCACGCCTTCTGTCAGCATCAGCTGGTGTGCTTTCGACTTCACCTGGGCCTCTGCTCCACTTAAGTCCAACAGTATCTGTTTCTGTACTCATGCCTACCACCTGATCAACAGCAACACCAGCCTTGTGGCCATTTTCTACAGAAGCTCTAAGTGTCTGCTTCGAACTTGAGTTACTCCCTTTCCCATCCACATCCATCGAGCCACCTTCCTTGTCAACGTTTTCATTGTCCACTGTCCTGTCCGCTGCCTCACTGCCAACAGGCGTGTGTGCCTCCCCTGATCTGCGGCGCAGCGCGAAGGCCTGTGCTGCTTCTGGAGGGCACCTTCTGCTCTCCAAGCTGGCTTCTGCTGGTGTGCCCACTGTGGAAACGGCATCGCCTTTTCTGCTGCCACCTGCCCTAGGGACTTCTGGTTCCTCAAGAGTCCAGCTTTGCTTAGGGCTTTCAGAGTGGTGGACGAGTGAGGTGCTGGCGGTGGCACCTTCTGACCCACTTCCTCTGTCAACTAAAGGAGGCACCCCTGAATCATGAGACTGTTTCTGAGGCCCAGCAGTCATGGAGCCTAAGGACGGGGCGGGATCTACCTTTGTGGAATGTTTAAGAGTGGggtcttggacagcaaggcatTCTTCGGTGGGCCTGGTGATGGTTTTCAAATTCTTCTGTGCCCCGTCACTTTCTGATGGGGCATGGGGTAACAAACAGTGACTCGTTTTGGAGTCTACATTCATTTCGTGAGTTTCTTGTTGAGCGGACTCCTTCTCCCCAGAGTTAGGTTTGGACACAGAGCTTTGGAGATGCATTTTCTTGGTCAGGGTGCTTCTATGGTCGGCGTGCTTTTCGGAATTACCAACAGCTCCTGTTCCACGCCCTGATTTACAGGCCGGAGATGCTGTTTTTGACTCTCCCATGGGAGCCTGTAACTCCTCCTTTAGGACTGCAGTGGCAGTTTTTTGTTTCGTAACATTTTCTGAGTCAAGTTCTTGCTGAGAGCTACTGCTGCCGTCTTGGGTTTTGCGGACTTCCGCTGCATTTTCCATGGCTGGCTCGGGATCAGTTTCCATTGGCTCTTGTTCGGGCATCAGGGCAGGATCACAACTTTTTTTGGGTCTCTGAAGGGAGGAACTACTGGGAGCACCTGAAGGGTTTGCTGCCGGTTTTTCTTCTCCTTTAGCTATTTCTTGGGATACGCTGCCCCTTCGATTTTCACACAACCTTCTAGTTAACTTCTTTTCTATGACTGAACTACTTCCTCTGGGCTTCTCATGACTGCCGTCGACTTCTTTTCCATCCTTGTCTTCTGTTTTGctgtcttccttctttttcacGTCCTTACTACTGTGCTTTAAGCTCCTGCTTTTGTGCCCGTCTGACAACTTTCTCTCGAGTCTGGTGGAGCTTGACTCTTTCTCACCCTTGCACCTCTCCTTTGCTAGTGGCAACTTCGCTCTGTGACTAGACTCTCTCTGCATGCTATGTGCTGAAGGGGCCACACTCTCTGACGTGGGTTCCACACCGCTTTCCTCAGAAGGTCTATCTTCAACTCTGGACTTCCGCTGTCTCTCTGGCTCACCTTCTTCAGTGTTCTTCTCCTTCTCTGGTTTTGGAGTGGTCGCCAGTTTTGTGGTATTTTCTTGTGATTCTGTTTCAGATGCTTTCAACTGTTTGCCTTGGCTTCTGGACTTAGACTTCAACCCAAGTTTCTCTTCCAACAAGCTCTTGGTTCTTCGCCTCTCCTTGTGAACCGCCTCTTCTGGTTTTGAATTACTATCTGCGTTAGTCAAGTCATTATCACATTTATCCTCGGAGTAACTTTCGCTTCTTCTCTGTACTGTGCTTCCATGTTGCCTGGAGCTCAAAGAGTCCTTCTGAATTTTAGAATCACTTGATCTTCTTGATTTGTGCTCTGCCTTGGTTTTGTCGGCTGACCCGTgtctctctttcttattttctttacgAACATTCTCGTCACTTTTTATAATATACTCAGAAACTGGTTTGCCATCTTTACCCAAAACTGACAATTTCCTTTCATTCCGGTGTTTACTTCTTCGCTCAGCTTTGTCGTCTGATGAGAGTTTTGGCTGCTGACTCGCCTTCTGCGTATTCTCATCTTTCGAGCCCTTCTCGGGAGAGTGAAGCTCGGGCTCATCCCCTGCCTTATGCGCACCGTCACCTCTGTACTTATGTTTTGTAGACGGTTTGTCTTCTGGCAGAGTTTTCTCTTTCTCAGGCTTTTCCTTGGAGGATTTCGCCTCTTTCTTAGGCAGGCTTTTTAAATGTGGTGTTTCAGAATCATCTTTCTTTAGGTGCTTTTCGTTTTTAAGCGTGCTCTTCTGTTTCTGGGCTTCTTCTGTGCCACTTTCTGAGCGTTCCACTGGCCTTTTTCCATCCCTTGTGTCAGTCTCTTCCTGCACCCCTTCCACCACAACAGGGGTAGAAGTCCGTCTTTTGTGTTCCCTTTCTATTTTGGATTCGTTTTTGTTTTCATCAGCTGGATGCAAAGACTCTGAAAGTCTCCGAGCAGGTTTACTTGGTTCACTCTTTGCATGAACATGCTTCAGATCCTTTGAAGAAGatgctttttccttttcacaatgctgtaagaaaataaaagttaaaatatgagACCTACTAAGATTAGTTTTTATATTCAATTCTAAAATTTGGGTGCGTTTAGTATGCTGAACGTTGTAACAcgcttgctgttgttgtttaagtTCCTAAGccatgcaactctttgtgaccccactgactgtagcctgccaggctcccccgtccacgggatttctcaggcaagaatactggagtggtgtgccatttccttctccaggcaatcttcctgacccagggatcgaacctgcatctcctgcattggcaggtgaattctttaccacatgCTACACCTTTCTTGTTTCACCTCTGCCAGCAGCGCATAGGTATTATTAACTTATTTCTATGCATCAGGAACCTGAAACTCAGGATGGTTCAATAATGTGACACCTAGCAACGAGTTCAGATAATTTCATTCCAGGTCTAATACTCTTCCCACTATATAGCAGCATCTTTATAGAGAGTAGTTCTTTCTCCTGAGATATGTCCAAGCATTTGGAGGCATTCTCAGACGTTAAATTGCTAAAGCCCAATAAAGCCCAGTGGTCACTAATAAATAGAAGTTGAAAGAATAACATTAGTTTTTTTTAGTCCAAAGGCTTAATACCCAATGAAggcaattaaaaattttacaatgaaataaagttttcttacattttaatttagaaatgcaaattacctATGAGAACTTCATGAATTTAGGTTACCTGTAAGACAGTTTATTTAGGAAGCTTCAAATGCACAGAGAAACTCATGGTAACTAAAGTAATCATATCATATACATCAGATGTATATGTTCATACCCAAGGGAAGATACCAATAGACCAAAGCAGCCAAACCTTCCTCCTGATCCATAGTCTGGCACTGACTGGACTAATGTTAATGACCAATGACACTTATTATAATAAGGACTCATGAATTAGCTATAATTATTCTTATTCAAAcaatgggctgaattgtgtctctGGGTCAGGTTATCACTGCACCTTTTTTATACTTTAACATGAAGATTAAAACACTATTACTACAGGGACTGGGACATAGTAAgatcttaaaaaaatactttgaaattaaaCTCCACAAATTAAGAACAGGGATGCCATCAACCTAATTTTACAATAAGTTCTAACGAATTAATGTGAATACAATCTTACAAGATCATTTTCCACAGGAATTtctcattaaatattaataatatgacATTAGGATATCAGAATATACTAAATGACTCTAATATCTACATAAAGACATCAAGAATATTTACTGGGTATGAATAAATAATTACTAAATAATTACTGCTTCCTTTAGAAGTGTTAAGATATTCAATAGTTCAGCTATAGAATTATAAATATGAAAGCATATAGAAAGATTAAAACCCAGTGAAAACAGAAGTTTATCACAagtaaaaaggagaagaaatgtaCTTACTGAACATTTTGAGGGTATTTTTATCTACCTACTTTTACTATTTAAAATGATCACATCTTAAAAAGCAGTCTAAGTGTTCAACTATAAGGAAATGCTTAAATTACAGTATATTCATTCAATGTAAGCTATATAATCATCAGAATATATTAATTAGGAAGTTACAGTGTGAACTGAGTATGGGGGGATGTTAAAAACACTATGCAAGATTACATTTGCTCTACAAAATTATGAACATATGTGGGTGAGAAATGGAAAACAATGATAATTTGTTAGTGGAGGGATTTtagctttttcctctttttcattattattcctGGCTATTTTATTATCGTCAATTTAAGAACAAGAGGTGGGGGATTtgggggaagagaaaggagaagaaaagtaaCTATTATCCAGATAAAAGATCACAAGAATCAACTTGCCAAAATGAAGAATTTAGACCATAATAGGATGGCAGTGCTGGAATGTTGAATGTAAAAGACTTTActcaaagtaggaaaaaaaaaatcagactgcaTTTGTTTACTACAAATAACTGAATGGCTTAACAGAAGAGCATTTGACGTGGGGTTTTACTAATTAAGACATACCTCACTTGTTTTGAGTGTTTCTCTGGAATCTTCTTCAGATTGCTGTTTCTTTTTAGAGTTCTCATCAATGTTCCTAGGTGGGGCAAAATGTGAAATAAGAACTTTGGACCaaaaaatgtgatttaaatttctcaggaagattttaaaaaaagcttagcTTTTCTTTACTACAAAACACTTAATTTGTACTTAGAGACTTGTGCACTTCAAATTAAATCCCGTTCTTGGTTGACAGTGAAGAGCTAAACCCCAAATGTGAAGTGGACCACTCTTGGTCCTACAGGAAAGTATTCTTGAAACAAAAATTTGTGATTTGTCGCTTAAAGATGAATATGACATAGGCTACAAtttcattttgaaagtcttaTCTTCTGAATAAACAGAGTAGTTCTATTTATTCAGATCGAGAAGGCTAAAGTCTGTAAGAAAAATGAGAGCCACCTCCTCTCACTAAGTTCTGCAGATTATTGGCTCAGCTAAAATCACTGATTTAGTTACCTTCAAGTCTAAGATAAAGTTACAGAACTGCATGTTGCTGGTAGCCCAATAATGCTATAGCCCACGCCTACACAGCCACCCTGAGTCTCTTCAGCTGTGTAATTCTTACAGAATTAACCGTGATCACGAGGTGCTAAAAACAACGTCTGGCTTGGAACGCTGGTTTACGGGGAGAAGCCTGAGATACTAGTGAAGTGtgtggaaagactagagaatggAGGCAGTGCCGTCAGCAAGAGGTGACTGAATGTCCAGAAGGGGACTGGCTCCCGCGTGCTTCCAGAGGGTCTACACACTCTCTGAGACTCTACGGACAACTCTGTGCTTATGCACGTGCATTTCTCTGGGCAGAGAGTCCAGTGGTTCCATCGGATTATCAAATAaagtctgcccccacccccacaaaagaaaaagattagtACACGGTGTTTTGAAATATCATAGCTATTAATACAATGAATTATGATACTGAAAAGAAAACCCTATTCCATGTTATTTCATAAACATGGAATAATACATACATTCAAGGTCTGACTCTTTCCTGTCATTTTCAATGCCTCTCTTCTGGAAGCTTGTCGAGAGAATATTATAATGTGAATGTGGCCAAATAATACGTACCTGgaatcctttttcctttttttgcttaaGGCTACCTTTTTCTCTAAAACTTTCCGTTCTTTAAGGACTTCTTTAATTCGGGGGGCTTTGGGTTCCAAACCTTTTGTTGATGATTCTTCTAAGTCTACATTACCTTTGCCTGGGGAAGAAGCAATCAACAAACTATGTTTCAGAACACAGTTTTATAAACAGTATAATCTTTATTCTTCATTAAGATTTTCTAatcactgtaaaaataaaaaatagcttcAATATCTCTAAGTTGTAttggaataaaaacattttatgtagatggagaagtcttatatttttaaagtgctcatacatgtacatgtgtgtattttaCATCAAACAAGATGAGTGTCCAGAGGAAGTTCAATTTTGTCCAGTGAAATATTCCAGATAAATGTTTGACATTTTAGTTAATGTAAGTATAGATGAATTCCATTAATATCACTGCAAGGCTTGAGGACTCACAGGTTAACAATAAATTTTCCAGTGATAACTCATTCCATAATCACTGGGAAATAAACTGCTATTATGTGAGTTGTGTAATCTGGTCTGTGATAGAATGTTTAACTTAgatatagaaatataataaacAAGTGACTAAAGACATCAGATTAAAAAGGAAATCTTAAACATcttaaaatatatagtttaaaaaatctaagatacaatttttatcactttattttATAATCGTATCTCATAAGCTGTCTTGATATCTAGAAGTCAATGAGGTAAGTACGTagtttaaaatattgaaagttaAGATCTCTTATACCTTGAGTCTTAGCTTTTGAATACTTtgtcttttctgctttctgttttcGTTTCTCTTCAAGTTTTTCTCTATTAATTTGCCTTCTTAAaagtctctcttctttttctttagccTAAAACCACAAAATATTCATAATTATGCTGGCAGATTCTCAAGTAAGAGCAAAAACACCCTGAAATAAAATATGCTTGCCCTTCAGATGTTCTTACAAATTAATGGGCTCTGTAACAGTGCACACATACCACTATAAACACATCTATGTGTGCGCATGTGTTTCAAAAGAGGCAGAAGGTGACATTTCTCCCTTACTAACTTTCAGAATGCCATCAATTTAAAGGTATCATTTGGGGAAATGGTGGTTTAATAAAACTGTTATTCCAATTAAAAGGCTACCTATAAAAATATCTATGAACATCAAGTGTAGAGGTAGGTCTTTATAATTATCTGATTTTCTCAAAGAAAGCTGAAATGCAGATTCAGGTAACAGGATGGTCCTACAATAAATGTTACTTGCTAGCTATACTCTCAGGACCCAGGGTTTGGGTGTGGGACTTCCTGTATTTGTATTTCAAACCTGGGAGGATCCAGTCATTGTGTTACTTTACCATCTCTTTCCTGCCCGGAACTCAAAGCCTCAAAGTATCAAATACCCTAAGCATAAGCCTAACTCCTGATCAACTAACCTCTTAAGAGAGAAGCCACCATTAACATTTCGGTGCGCTTCCTTCAAATCATTTTTAATGGAGTAGTATTTCCTTATTCTTTGTTTCACaacttttcacattttaatgtTTCTGAAATTGTAAGCCAACTTATTAAAACTGATGTATACATACAATGAGGTAGCAGTTTCTCTAAAAAGCTGTTAATAATTCAGTGCTACATCTTAGAAGTACTATCAAATGAAGGAAATATGCGGATGACTGTGCTTCCCTCCTAATAATATGTTAACGGCTGATGCCATCTCTCTTTATGGCTGGATCCATACTCGGGTCAAACATTTCCATACTATGAAACAACAAGGGTGTTACCAGTTTTTCACCAATCATGATGATATGAACAGCTCCATCATGTTTTTATCTATTCTGCCTAAATGACAAGGTTCCTGAAGGTGGAACCTATAAGTCACCATTTCGAATGCTCACCAGTAGCCTGTGAACAGACTAGTCAAGTTATGCCAACCTGATTTAATAGGTTAACATAACAAGAGCTCAAATCTGACTTACGATAGACTGCCGCCGTTGTTCCACAGTAAGTTCGTCATCAGAATCACTATAATACTTTGAGTAAAGATATGGTTTGTGAACATAAGCATGCCGCacattttttgcttttccttcacTGGGATCATTGGTTTGAGTTTtcgttttgttttgcttgttcttCTCTTCATCTGGAAGAAAGTCAGTAGAAAGAAGAGCTTTGCTGTCAATCAGCAATTAACATCAACATCAAGTGGCAAAAGCTATATCAAAGTAGTTTAAGGGTATTTGTAGGTCCAACAGGAGAAGTATCAGTATgtgaaaattcagaaaattttaaaggctataattcatatctttatttatttaaattttcttttgtttgcttctttggccatgccacatggcatgcagaATTTCTCAgggcagggatcaaactcatgccccctgaacaggaagcacagagtcttaaccaatggaccaccaagaCGTCCTCCTGATTCAcatactgtttctttctttcagcgTCTcacatatcaaaaagaaaaattagacctTAAGAGTTACTTATGTTTCCTGGACAAATAGTTAATCCTCATTTGTATGTCAACAGACTTGGCATGAATACTTTACCAGTATTAAGCTGAACAAATTCCCTTCAAGCCACACTTTAAACTTGAGATTTTAATGACCATTTATGATCTTTCGCTTATGGAAGAGGCAAGAACCAATAATTGGACCTACAGCAAGTATATACTAAAACCCCTCTAccctgggaaggaagaaaagtttCCCATGACACAGCAAGAAGCAATGAAGTGGTACTAAGTATTGCTTAGTACTCTTATAAAAGCAGTCTTCTTACTTTTGgatcccatacacagaaaatctAGCTCTGTCCAGGAAAAACCTTGAAAAGACCCAATAAAGCATCTAGAAGTAAGATTTCCGTTCTGTCGGAGAAAGTGGAATGTTCACAGGATAAGAGCATTCTTCTTCCATCAGTACTCAGAAATGACCTCATGAGGATAATTATGAAGAGTGAGAAGTGCTACCCTTGCATTTTGGAGGCTACTAAgtcagttttttaaatgaatactaagaaaatgatgaaaaatggGAGCAACTGAAAAATATTAATGCATTTACAG
This window of the Capra hircus breed San Clemente chromosome 6, ASM170441v1, whole genome shotgun sequence genome carries:
- the BOD1L1 gene encoding biorientation of chromosomes in cell division protein 1-like 1; protein product: MATNPQPQPPPPAPPPPPPQPQPPPPPPGPGTGPGAGGAGGAGAGAGDPQLVAMIVNHLKSQGLFDQFRRDCLADVDTKPAYQNLRQRVDNFVANHLATHTWSPHLNKNQLRNNIRQQVLKSGMLESGIDRIISQVVDPKINHTFRPQVEKAVHEFLATLNHKEDTSSSTAPDDEKPDSSTVTQGVPAPGPSANVASDAMSILETITSLNQEASAARASTETSNAKTSERMSKKTPSQASTDASAEKERTSEDTADKEKSTPDSVGEGQEAAPRSEELSDPPCPAEEMKNHTRESTSSVLLNKDAQQESSDQKSKSADKGEKKPDSNEKAERKKEKKEKTEKKTDHSKRSEDVQRAKDEKQAKDKEVECSKLPSEKTNSKAKTGEGTKEDFSLIDSDVDGLTDITVSSVHTSDLSSFEEDTEEEAVMSESMEEGEITSDDEEKNKQNKTKTQTNDPSEGKAKNVRHAYVHKPYLYSKYYSDSDDELTVEQRRQSIAKEKEERLLRRQINREKLEEKRKQKAEKTKYSKAKTQGKGNVDLEESSTKGLEPKAPRIKEVLKERKVLEKKVALSKKRKKDSRNIDENSKKKQQSEEDSRETLKTSEHCEKEKASSSKDLKHVHAKSEPSKPARRLSESLHPADENKNESKIEREHKRRTSTPVVVEGVQEETDTRDGKRPVERSESGTEEAQKQKSTLKNEKHLKKDDSETPHLKSLPKKEAKSSKEKPEKEKTLPEDKPSTKHKYRGDGAHKAGDEPELHSPEKGSKDENTQKASQQPKLSSDDKAERRSKHRNERKLSVLGKDGKPVSEYIIKSDENVRKENKKERHGSADKTKAEHKSRRSSDSKIQKDSLSSRQHGSTVQRRSESYSEDKCDNDLTNADSNSKPEEAVHKERRRTKSLLEEKLGLKSKSRSQGKQLKASETESQENTTKLATTPKPEKEKNTEEGEPERQRKSRVEDRPSEESGVEPTSESVAPSAHSMQRESSHRAKLPLAKERCKGEKESSSTRLERKLSDGHKSRSLKHSSKDVKKKEDSKTEDKDGKEVDGSHEKPRGSSSVIEKKLTRRLCENRRGSVSQEIAKGEEKPAANPSGAPSSSSLQRPKKSCDPALMPEQEPMETDPEPAMENAAEVRKTQDGSSSSQQELDSENVTKQKTATAVLKEELQAPMGESKTASPACKSGRGTGAVGNSEKHADHRSTLTKKMHLQSSVSKPNSGEKESAQQETHEMNVDSKTSHCLLPHAPSESDGAQKNLKTITRPTEECLAVQDPTLKHSTKVDPAPSLGSMTAGPQKQSHDSGVPPLVDRGSGSEGATASTSLVHHSESPKQSWTLEEPEVPRAGGSRKGDAVSTVGTPAEASLESRRCPPEAAQAFALRRRSGEAHTPVGSEAADRTVDNENVDKEGGSMDVDGKGSNSSSKQTLRASVENGHKAGVAVDQVVGMSTETDTVGLKWSRGPGEVESTPADADRRRGPSEVDTSAESSAVPSVLHQRSGEAEMPTARPSRGEKASIASSTEGKDSSVPLNPVRAGTATTTSAETEEGGVAVPCTSIEADEGLTTGTCSENHPLHVGAEAREGTVFAAAEEGGGVVTEGFAESETFLTSTKEGESGECAIAEPEERAAEPATAPAGTTEADARSAATEEKDDAVTSAGSEGKCDGSSGGDSDLVEGTIRFISEVESDGAVTSAGMDIREGSLSNEELDGFRRSPPRSGPKKESEGTVTCTGAGARRDSNVLCSAAGVGPQEERRVTGVPGGPVDTPTPAASAAQEESGSVMDGLEGESAVTSTGITEEDGEGLASCAGSEGSGEGFALSSESEENEESAMDSTVAKDPTDAPVVAPGPCDDEGVVTSTGAKEDEDEGEGVVTSTGRGNEVGHASTCTGMEEESEGVSVCESAGGDAQLGPAEGRVDAEVGGAVPHAYESTVDSVSGAEKDTKDAEICSSAKGVVESSVSSGAAGEGMAAPAPEGRQGPMTSAASDCRDGELSRKEKADDTTPSTGLVGDSYEGLVSAAVPEHEPPHTSPSEKDEGVITSVENEDCDGLAAATAINSVANQAGVAGGSGEGKGLVISTSTTDDLTPQLNTVVDMRAGHSSASRPEESAEGPRVNMEEFEAPMPSAASGDGSQLMAARNEEKDECAMISTSIREEFEVPISSATALHGAQSPQPVAAMEGRAEGLAPVSADDFEGPTPSAPAQAESPLASTSKEEKDECALISTSIAEDCEASVCGVAREREREQPVLEEKDGSAIISTSSGEDCEGPVSSAVARGDAQASVTPAEEASDAAMISTSTSEGCEAVMAGAVPQEEELPAGTGTEDVSDAAIISTSTAECLLAPAGLNRHEGVRLSAGSPKGKDAPSATKMSKLEAPLSSLMAKDKCQCSGPSTGGKEVGSVVAGGSGEGHDQASVSMLAASVGIVAESERLGKDCADRVQREDARPEAGTSGGSTPARWPAAGSRDSPVDPQGPEQGPEGTSVSVRCLTAVNPGAKTADDQQGPEGRLKTTTPECINGQESETAPSHTASLPTATAYNVALSAPKQEQNLTSRSDRRGQCTVPASTEKTGEDNSVTKSCQQEGLQVTVSSEENLCDRGSKESPSNAVGRLGLKTNLKPEVFVPSEEEKNHEMPAPPGSPGGRKLSGTVELQREPSLAIESPNVENAGSEATEIHGKFYSKEEISNGGKDNTETIRCHSVEANPKEVEEEERHVPKRKRKKQYLSSEDELDDTPDVLDSKIETAQRQCSGTEPQDTKEENSGDLEELSKASSKTDSAASRAMEEKDESSSSEAAGEKAEQNDDDTVKSQEDQPVIIKRKRGRPRKHPVETLKTKDDCKTDAGLVTVEQSPPGGKLKVMQTDEASKETPNLQERSGSNDDSEEKSVASVRRRGRKPKRSLTLSDDAESSEPERKRQKSVSEATEDKKDQESEEEEEEDEDEEPSGATTRSSTRSEAQRWKAQLSPSAKRKREASPPGARTRGQQRVEETPVKKAKR